Proteins encoded within one genomic window of Solea senegalensis isolate Sse05_10M linkage group LG11, IFAPA_SoseM_1, whole genome shotgun sequence:
- the ptges3b gene encoding prostaglandin E synthase 3b isoform X2 — translation MHPATVYWYDRRDSVFIEFCVADSKDVEVTFEKSKCVFSCLGAGVKYENEIDLFDAIEENECNHKRTGRSVLCILRKAQPGKPWLRLTKDKTKLSWLRVDFNNWKDWEDDSDEEMGNSSNFSDLMNNMGGDEDLDLEGPDEDESADSDDEKMPDLE, via the exons AT GCATCCAGCAACTGTCTACTGGTACGATAGGAGGGACTCTGTTTTTATTGAGTTCTGCGTAGCAGACAGCAAAGATGTAGAAGTCACTTTTGAAAAATCAAAGTGTGTTTTCAG TTGTCTTGGAGCTGGCGTCAAATATGAGAATGAAATAGACCTTTTTGACGCCATCGAGGAAAAT GAATGCAACCACAAGCGGACAGGTCGGTCAGTGTTGTGCATATTACGAAAGGCACAGCCAGGGAAGCCTTGGCTGAGGCTAACAAAAGACAAGACTAAG CTGAGTTGGCTTCGCGTCGACTTCAACAACTGGAAAGACTGGGAAGACGACTCAGATGAGGAGATGGGCAACTCCAGTAATTTCTCAGAC CTGATGAACAACATGGGAGGTGATGAAGACCTAGATCTAGAGGGTCCAGATGAG gaCGAGTCTGCAGATAGTGATGATGAAA aaatgCCCGATTTGGAATAG
- the ptges3b gene encoding prostaglandin E synthase 3b isoform X1 — protein MHPATVYWYDRRDSVFIEFCVADSKDVEVTFEKSKCVFSCLGAGVKYENEIDLFDAIEENECNHKRTGRSVLCILRKAQPGKPWLRLTKDKTKLSWLRVDFNNWKDWEDDSDEEMGNSSNFSDLMNNMGGDEDLDLEGPDEDESADSDDESKAQLTEMPDLE, from the exons AT GCATCCAGCAACTGTCTACTGGTACGATAGGAGGGACTCTGTTTTTATTGAGTTCTGCGTAGCAGACAGCAAAGATGTAGAAGTCACTTTTGAAAAATCAAAGTGTGTTTTCAG TTGTCTTGGAGCTGGCGTCAAATATGAGAATGAAATAGACCTTTTTGACGCCATCGAGGAAAAT GAATGCAACCACAAGCGGACAGGTCGGTCAGTGTTGTGCATATTACGAAAGGCACAGCCAGGGAAGCCTTGGCTGAGGCTAACAAAAGACAAGACTAAG CTGAGTTGGCTTCGCGTCGACTTCAACAACTGGAAAGACTGGGAAGACGACTCAGATGAGGAGATGGGCAACTCCAGTAATTTCTCAGAC CTGATGAACAACATGGGAGGTGATGAAGACCTAGATCTAGAGGGTCCAGATGAG gaCGAGTCTGCAGATAGTGATGATGAAAGTAAGGCACAACTGACAG aaatgCCCGATTTGGAATAG